From the genome of Thiovibrio frasassiensis:
CTATCCCAAGGGCAGCCATTCGGGGCCCTGAGTCGGGTGATAATCTCAATGAGGGCGATAAATTTTTCCGCAGTGGGTGTCATGGGTGGCCTTTGATTATTATGGGGGGAAGATGGGCACGACGGCAAATGTTCCCGGTTCGTGCGTTTGCCCGAGTCAATTGCAGCACCATGAAGGGCTGGTTGTTTTTTTGCCCCGACTGGCTGAGCACCAGGAGGTTTTTATATACCAGCTTGTGGGGGGAAAAAGAAGAAGTCGGTTGCATGGTCCGTTCGGAATTGTATCGAAAAGAGTGCGTGAGAAAGAGCGCAGTCAATGCAGTCATAATTTAACAAGTTGTTTTTAAAGGATATATTTAATAAATGGGGCGTGGTGAAAAACAGCCCTCTGCTACGACTTGCAAAAAAATACTGAATTGGATATAAACAGAGGCTTCGTTGAAGAATCTTGTTGTTTCTTTGTTCTTATCAAGGCATCTGTAAAAAAAAGAGTATTTGGCGCAGGGGGGGCCGTGTTGTCAATGGAAACGTTGGCCATGGTATTTCATTGGTTTTGAACCTGTGCGAGGTGAGTAGTTATGGCGAAGAAGGTTATGCTTGAAAAACACAAGGATGTGGCACGGATAGATCAGGAAGATAAGCGCACACACGGCTGGTATGTGCGGGTTCGTTTTCAAGGAACAACGCATTCCAAGTTTTTTTCCGATGGCAAATGCGGCGGCCGCTATTCAAGTCTGCTGGCGGCGCTTACCTGGCGGGATACCATGGAAATAAAGCTGGGGAAAGTCCGCACCGACAAACATCTTGTCACTGTGAGTAATACCACCACCGGTGTTGTCGGGGTCCGTTTTAACGAGAAACTGAATCGTTATGAAGTGAGCTGGGTAAATC
Proteins encoded in this window:
- a CDS encoding AP2 domain-containing protein, producing MAKKVMLEKHKDVARIDQEDKRTHGWYVRVRFQGTTHSKFFSDGKCGGRYSSLLAALTWRDTMEIKLGKVRTDKHLVTVSNTTTGVVGVRFNEKLNRYEVSWVNRLGKQGKTSVSVNKNGKEKAFQIACEIRKTKEAERLNA